A single Spartobacteria bacterium DNA region contains:
- a CDS encoding response regulator transcription factor yields MTDEKNDTAIFLVDDHPLVRDGLVHLLSAAGYFVAGQAGGIREARSHPALTASDLVIVDLSLEKEDGLELLKQLRHSGQRMIVLSMHESSSIIRRALEAGAVGYVTKREAATSLIEAVETILQGGQYLSSRAEAALREQEPIDDLTGQQRRLYKLLGQGFSNEEIAHEMNISIRTIESYCVRIMNKLNLQSMKELRQQAIRDAATRLPE; encoded by the coding sequence ATGACTGATGAAAAGAATGATACCGCCATTTTTCTGGTCGATGACCATCCGCTGGTTCGTGATGGCCTTGTTCATTTGCTTTCAGCGGCGGGATATTTTGTCGCCGGTCAGGCCGGAGGCATTCGCGAGGCACGAAGCCATCCCGCACTGACTGCCAGCGACCTGGTCATCGTTGATTTAAGCCTTGAAAAGGAAGATGGACTGGAGTTATTGAAGCAATTACGTCATTCGGGGCAACGGATGATCGTTCTGTCGATGCATGAAAGCTCTTCGATCATTCGGCGGGCATTGGAAGCCGGAGCCGTTGGGTATGTTACAAAGCGCGAAGCCGCCACATCTCTGATCGAGGCGGTAGAGACGATTTTGCAGGGAGGACAGTATCTCAGTTCGCGAGCCGAAGCAGCCTTACGCGAGCAGGAGCCGATCGATGATCTTACCGGTCAGCAACGGCGGCTATATAAACTGCTGGGACAAGGATTTTCGAACGAAGAAATTGCCCATGAAATGAACATCAGTATACGAACGATCGAATCGTATTGCGTCCGCATCATGAACAAACTCAACCTTCAAAGCATGAAGGAGTTGCGTCAACAGGCTATCCGCGATGCGGCCACGCGCCTGCCCGAATAG
- a CDS encoding antitoxin — protein sequence MNTALFEEAIAMPPVERVALAEAILASIDEEKDSVKDVWINEVKNRMKAVEEGRAELYEMEELFGS from the coding sequence ATGAATACAGCGTTATTTGAAGAAGCCATTGCCATGCCGCCGGTTGAGCGAGTCGCGTTGGCAGAAGCCATACTGGCGAGCATTGATGAAGAAAAGGACAGTGTGAAAGATGTGTGGATTAATGAAGTCAAAAACCGCATGAAGGCGGTCGAAGAAGGGCGCGCAGAACTTTATGAAATGGAAGAGTTGTTCGGTTCATGA
- a CDS encoding type II toxin-antitoxin system RelE/ParE family toxin: protein MNVRFLIEAQQDVDTAFIWYEEQVIGLGYDFLDELDQAVRLICCYPGGFMSIDADLKRCYMKRFPFSIVYGVEDDCVIIVAVAHMRRKPMYWEGRVK from the coding sequence ATGAACGTACGCTTTTTAATTGAAGCGCAGCAGGATGTAGACACAGCCTTTATCTGGTATGAGGAGCAGGTGATTGGGCTTGGATATGATTTTCTTGATGAATTGGATCAGGCGGTGAGGTTGATTTGCTGTTATCCGGGTGGATTTATGAGCATTGATGCAGATTTGAAGCGCTGCTATATGAAGCGGTTTCCGTTTAGCATTGTTTATGGAGTTGAAGATGATTGCGTTATTATTGTTGCCGTTGCGCACATGCGCAGGAAACCGATGTATTGGGAGGGTAGAGTGAAATGA
- a CDS encoding addiction module protein produces MLKQEDIIHEIGRYECVEQLRVVESVLENMMKVDPEIEKAWHDESVRRWERYKRGESKTVSYDNVMSKYRKQG; encoded by the coding sequence ATGCTGAAGCAGGAAGACATAATACATGAGATCGGGCGCTACGAATGCGTGGAGCAATTGCGCGTTGTGGAATCCGTACTGGAAAATATGATGAAGGTTGATCCCGAGATAGAAAAAGCCTGGCATGACGAAAGTGTTCGGCGTTGGGAACGCTATAAACGAGGCGAATCAAAAACAGTTTCGTATGACAACGTAATGTCGAAATATAGGAAACAGGGATGA
- a CDS encoding DUF2442 domain-containing protein has product MKYEIPKVVKATYLHDYVIHLQFADKTEGDIDLKDELYGEMFEPLKNLELFKGFSIHPEFCTLCWPNGADIAPEFLFENIMVTA; this is encoded by the coding sequence ATGAAATATGAGATCCCAAAAGTCGTAAAAGCAACGTATCTTCATGATTATGTTATCCACTTGCAGTTTGCAGATAAAACCGAGGGTGATATTGATCTGAAAGATGAATTGTATGGCGAAATGTTTGAACCCTTGAAAAATCTGGAATTGTTCAAGGGCTTTTCGATTCATCCAGAATTCTGTACGTTATGCTGGCCGAATGGAGCGGACATAGCTCCGGAATTTTTATTTGAAAACATCATGGTAACCGCATGA
- a CDS encoding DUF4160 domain-containing protein, giving the protein MPELARFLGIVIGIFPREHPPAHIHAVYGDYQITVEIERGIVRGEFPKRALKLVLEWLDLHQDELLAAWKSMQEGHPPQKIKPLE; this is encoded by the coding sequence ATGCCTGAATTAGCGCGTTTTTTAGGAATTGTAATCGGTATTTTTCCACGGGAACATCCACCTGCTCATATTCATGCGGTGTATGGGGATTACCAGATTACTGTAGAAATCGAAAGAGGTATTGTGCGGGGGGAATTTCCCAAACGTGCATTAAAGCTTGTATTAGAATGGCTGGATTTACATCAGGATGAGCTGCTGGCGGCCTGGAAATCCATGCAGGAAGGGCATCCGCCACAAAAAATTAAACCGCTGGAGTGA
- a CDS encoding RNA-directed DNA polymerase — protein MKRLGGVYDQIWQYDNLLSAFVKVRRGHGEKTSIIDFQRNLADNLSEISGALRSGNPCFGDYHFFTVYDPKERLICAAAVRERVMHHAVINVVGRWLERPLIDDCYACRKGYGQFKAIAKSQHYLQRCPYYLKMDVRKYFDSIRHDVMMELLRRTFKDARLLDLFSTLLDSYCTEPGQGLPIGNLTSQYLANLYLSAFDHYATETAELSGYVRYMDDMLAFGAKDTLLAFRRKAFDHLHQTRELTLKEHGGYINRSTRGVEFLGFRAFKGALRLNRRSKRRFIHKLTMYDAMLHCGEIDESTYQQRSTALFSFVHHADTLALRHKILGAGHRLQPGQTGRQLEQQREQLPCGESEQQQPEQLEQQQRVPAGSLYSTMDTTGGYASSRRASCSCCRRTKTKHTNAGLVADGERPVSFCFDGVQELWSAGTTSVPARRHRFVMCRQGACDAAALHIGSRLTGTFVVSLLQSGVARSTACHTHSKGVA, from the coding sequence ATGAAAAGGCTGGGTGGAGTTTATGATCAGATCTGGCAGTACGACAACCTGCTTTCGGCTTTTGTAAAAGTACGTCGGGGGCACGGCGAGAAGACCTCGATCATTGATTTTCAGCGGAATCTTGCGGATAACTTGAGTGAAATATCCGGCGCGCTTCGCTCCGGCAACCCCTGTTTCGGGGACTATCATTTTTTCACGGTGTACGATCCGAAGGAGCGGCTGATCTGTGCAGCGGCGGTGCGCGAGCGGGTGATGCATCACGCTGTGATCAATGTGGTCGGGCGCTGGCTGGAGCGTCCGCTGATCGATGACTGCTATGCCTGCCGCAAGGGGTACGGTCAGTTTAAAGCGATTGCCAAGTCACAGCACTACCTGCAGCGATGCCCGTATTATCTAAAAATGGATGTCCGCAAGTATTTCGACAGCATCCGCCATGATGTAATGATGGAGTTATTAAGGCGTACATTCAAAGATGCACGGCTCCTCGATCTTTTTTCAACGTTGCTCGACAGTTATTGTACCGAGCCGGGGCAAGGACTACCCATAGGCAACCTAACCAGCCAATACCTGGCGAACCTCTATTTATCCGCGTTCGACCATTATGCGACGGAAACAGCGGAACTGTCCGGCTATGTTCGCTACATGGACGACATGCTGGCGTTTGGGGCAAAAGATACACTGCTTGCGTTTCGTAGAAAAGCATTTGACCATCTTCATCAAACACGCGAGCTCACGCTCAAGGAGCATGGCGGATATATCAATCGCAGTACCCGTGGAGTAGAATTTCTAGGCTTTCGTGCGTTTAAGGGCGCGTTGCGCTTGAATCGCCGCAGCAAACGCAGGTTCATACACAAACTGACTATGTATGATGCCATGCTGCATTGTGGCGAAATAGATGAATCCACTTATCAGCAACGATCTACAGCTCTTTTTTCTTTTGTGCATCATGCCGATACGCTGGCATTGAGACATAAAATACTGGGTGCGGGGCATAGGCTCCAACCGGGTCAAACGGGGCGGCAGTTGGAACAACAACGCGAACAACTGCCGTGTGGCGAATCGGAACAACAACAACCCGAACAACTCGAACAACAACAACGGGTTCCGGCTGGCTCGCTCTACAGCACGATGGATACAACGGGCGGATATGCATCGTCCCGCCGCGCATCCTGCTCCTGCTGTCGCAGGACAAAGACGAAACACACCAATGCGGGGCTGGTAGCTGATGGCGAACGTCCCGTATCGTTTTGCTTTGATGGAGTGCAAGAGCTTTGGAGTGCGGGGACAACGAGCGTACCCGCGAGGCGGCACCGCTTTGTTATGTGCCGACAAGGAGCTTGCGACGCGGCGGCGCTGCATATCGGGAGCCGCCTCACGGGTACGTTCGTTGTCTCCCTATTACAAAGCGGTGTCGCGCGGAGTACCGCTTGCCACACGCACTCCAAAGGAGTCGCATGA